The stretch of DNA CGCGGCCCGGCGATCCGTTCGGGACAGCGATCTCCTTCTCAGGGAGACCAATCATCGGTGTAGCAACGACCTGCAGCTTGTCGTCGGCCTGCTGTCCCTGCAGAGCCAGCGCGTGACGAGCCCCGAGGCGCGTCAGGCCCTGACCGACGCCGTGGAGCGCGTTACGATCCTGGCGCGCGCGCGCAGTACCATTCACGGTGATCAAAAGCCGTCGATCGAGGCTGCGCTACGCCAGGTCTGCGAGGCACTGCATGCGCAAGCGGAACTGCGGTCCATTCTAGTGTCCCTGCAGGTAACGGATCACGTCGATGGCCTGACGTCGGACGAGGTGACTGCGCTTGCCCTCGTCACGAACGAACTGGCCACGAA from Sphingomonas faeni encodes:
- a CDS encoding sensor histidine kinase, whose amino-acid sequence is MIGDPHRSRASSKEAGAARRSVRDSDLLLRETNHRCSNDLQLVVGLLSLQSQRVTSPEARQALTDAVERVTILARARSTIHGDQKPSIEAALRQVCEALHAQAELRSILVSLQVTDHVDGLTSDEVTALALVTNELATNAIKHAYKDGKPGHIRVTLGRAANGDISIVVDDDGLPLPEILQPSQGGLGLGLARRLTASIGGLFIPPTTGSKAFELRVSGKLRIGEGG